From the genome of Pungitius pungitius chromosome 21, fPunPun2.1, whole genome shotgun sequence, one region includes:
- the LOC119212814 gene encoding uncharacterized protein LOC119212814 isoform X2, with protein MIKNQKSARNKSGNAVFYKPIGKTAEVRSGYMLKSPPPKRLKTEKSWKKRYFVLFKIGEEEHLLKYFKGPDEKDMPLGGIDLSQISVLHVGPDKHQKWNWVQKTHRCSASCVLLIRAAERDYFLVADNSEEADGWFADLYEALKNRPHRIQSPEEMSFGLPAVEADSHHVSWKTKSGGAPLEPSRNHARHHRHHLGFIENDNVTQTFVGTFLTEGKIRSESDPCSKAEYIYSEKPKAEDQARRRASEPLNPIYDYPRAFITKAHEDNTTTRRKSDEAIYESMYEMRKKARAAQAALDLQSESGHEYEEINTGTLMRSVTKAFEKMRTHITGLPSFDEETADEHRREQSLTSDFSSSSSDNGAVSAEEMLEDQKLQTPKRSADRDTDFQQENKRDFQVLLADLKKHLTVTDVERIPKKEKRLTPYFNSSSSVSGAVSAVEVQEDENGQTQERLGSIGRDVLVKQADLKKTLAVPEVERKPRKERRLTPYFNSSSSDSGAVSAVEVQEDKNGQTQEIHGSVGRDVLVKQADLKKPLTVPEVERKPRKERRLTPYFNSTSSDSGAVSAVEVQEDKNGQTQERRGSVGRETDFLVKHADLKKHLTLTEVDGNPRVSGWTCQPQTVCLFHQEDQILAINDLEIGSLQEFNEYLSKCRKNEVKVTTLRLPGSQPLHSPHCPCSD; from the exons GGAACAAAAGCGGCAATGCAGTATTCTACAAACCAATCGGAAAAACGGCAGAAGTCAGATCCGGATACATGTTGAAGTCCCCTCCCCCAAAACGGTTGAAAACAGAG AAATCATGGAAGAAGCGGTATTTTGTGCTGTTCAAAATCGGCGAGGAAGAGCACCTGCTGAAGTACTTCAAGGGTCCAGACGAAAAGGACATGCCTCTCGGAGGGATCGACTTATCCCA AATCTCGGTGTTGCATGTGGGCCCTGATAAACACCAGAAGTGGAATTGGGTCCAGAAGACGCACAGGTGCTCGGCGTCCTGTGTGCTCCTCATCAGGGCGGCCGAGCGGGACTACTTCCTCGTGGCCGACAACAG TGAGGAGGCTGACGGATGGTTCGCCGACCTCTACGAAGCCCTGAAAAACCGGCCACATCGAATTCAGAGTCCAGAG gaAATGTCTTTCGGTCTGCCAGCGGTTGAG GCTGATTCACACCACGTCTCATGGAAAACTAAGTCTGGAGGCGCGCCTTTGGAG ccgagccgaaaccacgcccgccaccacaggcaCCATCTTGGATTCATCGAGAATGACAACGTCACTCAAACGTTTGTGGGAACATTCTTG ACAGAAGGGAAAATTCGGTCAGAGTCTGATCCGTGCTCAAAGGCTGAGTATATCTACTCCGAGAAGCCAAAG GCTGAAGACCAGGCCAGAAGGCGCGCGTCGGAGCCTTTGAATCCGATCTACGACTATCCGAGGGCCTTCATAACTAAAGCACACGAGGACAATACCACGACTCGAAGGAAAAGCGACGAAGCAAT ATACGAATCAATGTacgaaatgagaaaaaaagcacGAGCGGCGCAGGCAGCCTTGGATTTACAGAGTGAGAG TGGGCATGAATATGAAGAAATTAACACGGGCACCCTGATGAGGTCTGTCACGAAAGCCTTCGAAAAGATGAGGACACACATCACCGGACTGCCTTCCTTCGATGAGGAAACAGCTGATGAGCACAG aagagaaCAGAGTCTGACATCCGacttcagcagcagctccagtgaCAACGGCGCCGTCTCTGCTGAGGAGATGCTGGAGGACCAAAAGCTGCAAACACCAAAGCGCTCTGCTGATAG AGACACTGATTTCCAGCAGGAGAATAAAAG AGATTTTCAAGTCCTGCTTGCAGATTTGAAAAAACACCTCACAGTAACAGACGTGGAAAGGATACCAAA AAAAGAAAAGCGTCTGACACCGTACTTCAACAGCAGCTCCAGTGTCAGCGGAGCCGTCTCTGCtgtggaggtgcaggaggatGAAAACGGGCAGACACAGGAGAGACTTGGCTCTATTGGAAG AGATGTTCTAGTCAAGCAGGcagatttgaaaaaaacccTTGCAGTACCAGAGGTGGAAAGGAAACCAAG AAAAGAAAGGCGTCTGACACCGTACTTCAACAGCAGCTCCAGTGACAGCGGAGCCGTCTCTGCtgtggaggtgcaggaggatAAAAACGGGCAGACACAGGAGATACATGGATCTGTTGGAAG AGATGTTCTAGTCAAGCAGGCAGATTTGAAAAAACCTCTTACAGTACCAGAGGTGGAAAGGAAACCAAG AAAAGAAAGGCGTCTGACACCGTACTTCAACAGCACCTCCAGTGACAGCGGAGCCGTCTCTGCtgtggaggtgcaggaggatAAAAACGGGCAGACACAGGAGAGACGTGGATCTGTTGGAAG GGAGACAGATTTTCTAGTCAAGCACGCAGATTTGAAAAAACACCTCACGCTAACAGAAGTAGATGGGAACCCAAG ggtgTCCGGGTGGACGTGCCAGCCACAGACAGTGTGCCTGTTTCACCAAGAAGACCAAATCCTGGCCATCAACGACCTGGAGATCGGCAGCCTGCAGGAATTCAACGAGTACTTGAGCAAGTGTCGCAAAAACGAG GTGAAAGTGACCACCCTGCGTCTACCTGGGAGCCAGCCTTTGCATTCCCCGCACTGCCCCTGCAGTGACTGA
- the LOC119212814 gene encoding uncharacterized protein LOC119212814 isoform X1, giving the protein MIKNQKSASRPSHLGNKSGNAVFYKPIGKTAEVRSGYMLKSPPPKRLKTEKSWKKRYFVLFKIGEEEHLLKYFKGPDEKDMPLGGIDLSQISVLHVGPDKHQKWNWVQKTHRCSASCVLLIRAAERDYFLVADNSEEADGWFADLYEALKNRPHRIQSPEEMSFGLPAVEADSHHVSWKTKSGGAPLEPSRNHARHHRHHLGFIENDNVTQTFVGTFLTEGKIRSESDPCSKAEYIYSEKPKAEDQARRRASEPLNPIYDYPRAFITKAHEDNTTTRRKSDEAIYESMYEMRKKARAAQAALDLQSESGHEYEEINTGTLMRSVTKAFEKMRTHITGLPSFDEETADEHRREQSLTSDFSSSSSDNGAVSAEEMLEDQKLQTPKRSADRDTDFQQENKRDFQVLLADLKKHLTVTDVERIPKKEKRLTPYFNSSSSVSGAVSAVEVQEDENGQTQERLGSIGRDVLVKQADLKKTLAVPEVERKPRKERRLTPYFNSSSSDSGAVSAVEVQEDKNGQTQEIHGSVGRDVLVKQADLKKPLTVPEVERKPRKERRLTPYFNSTSSDSGAVSAVEVQEDKNGQTQERRGSVGRETDFLVKHADLKKHLTLTEVDGNPRVSGWTCQPQTVCLFHQEDQILAINDLEIGSLQEFNEYLSKCRKNEVKVTTLRLPGSQPLHSPHCPCSD; this is encoded by the exons GGAACAAAAGCGGCAATGCAGTATTCTACAAACCAATCGGAAAAACGGCAGAAGTCAGATCCGGATACATGTTGAAGTCCCCTCCCCCAAAACGGTTGAAAACAGAG AAATCATGGAAGAAGCGGTATTTTGTGCTGTTCAAAATCGGCGAGGAAGAGCACCTGCTGAAGTACTTCAAGGGTCCAGACGAAAAGGACATGCCTCTCGGAGGGATCGACTTATCCCA AATCTCGGTGTTGCATGTGGGCCCTGATAAACACCAGAAGTGGAATTGGGTCCAGAAGACGCACAGGTGCTCGGCGTCCTGTGTGCTCCTCATCAGGGCGGCCGAGCGGGACTACTTCCTCGTGGCCGACAACAG TGAGGAGGCTGACGGATGGTTCGCCGACCTCTACGAAGCCCTGAAAAACCGGCCACATCGAATTCAGAGTCCAGAG gaAATGTCTTTCGGTCTGCCAGCGGTTGAG GCTGATTCACACCACGTCTCATGGAAAACTAAGTCTGGAGGCGCGCCTTTGGAG ccgagccgaaaccacgcccgccaccacaggcaCCATCTTGGATTCATCGAGAATGACAACGTCACTCAAACGTTTGTGGGAACATTCTTG ACAGAAGGGAAAATTCGGTCAGAGTCTGATCCGTGCTCAAAGGCTGAGTATATCTACTCCGAGAAGCCAAAG GCTGAAGACCAGGCCAGAAGGCGCGCGTCGGAGCCTTTGAATCCGATCTACGACTATCCGAGGGCCTTCATAACTAAAGCACACGAGGACAATACCACGACTCGAAGGAAAAGCGACGAAGCAAT ATACGAATCAATGTacgaaatgagaaaaaaagcacGAGCGGCGCAGGCAGCCTTGGATTTACAGAGTGAGAG TGGGCATGAATATGAAGAAATTAACACGGGCACCCTGATGAGGTCTGTCACGAAAGCCTTCGAAAAGATGAGGACACACATCACCGGACTGCCTTCCTTCGATGAGGAAACAGCTGATGAGCACAG aagagaaCAGAGTCTGACATCCGacttcagcagcagctccagtgaCAACGGCGCCGTCTCTGCTGAGGAGATGCTGGAGGACCAAAAGCTGCAAACACCAAAGCGCTCTGCTGATAG AGACACTGATTTCCAGCAGGAGAATAAAAG AGATTTTCAAGTCCTGCTTGCAGATTTGAAAAAACACCTCACAGTAACAGACGTGGAAAGGATACCAAA AAAAGAAAAGCGTCTGACACCGTACTTCAACAGCAGCTCCAGTGTCAGCGGAGCCGTCTCTGCtgtggaggtgcaggaggatGAAAACGGGCAGACACAGGAGAGACTTGGCTCTATTGGAAG AGATGTTCTAGTCAAGCAGGcagatttgaaaaaaacccTTGCAGTACCAGAGGTGGAAAGGAAACCAAG AAAAGAAAGGCGTCTGACACCGTACTTCAACAGCAGCTCCAGTGACAGCGGAGCCGTCTCTGCtgtggaggtgcaggaggatAAAAACGGGCAGACACAGGAGATACATGGATCTGTTGGAAG AGATGTTCTAGTCAAGCAGGCAGATTTGAAAAAACCTCTTACAGTACCAGAGGTGGAAAGGAAACCAAG AAAAGAAAGGCGTCTGACACCGTACTTCAACAGCACCTCCAGTGACAGCGGAGCCGTCTCTGCtgtggaggtgcaggaggatAAAAACGGGCAGACACAGGAGAGACGTGGATCTGTTGGAAG GGAGACAGATTTTCTAGTCAAGCACGCAGATTTGAAAAAACACCTCACGCTAACAGAAGTAGATGGGAACCCAAG ggtgTCCGGGTGGACGTGCCAGCCACAGACAGTGTGCCTGTTTCACCAAGAAGACCAAATCCTGGCCATCAACGACCTGGAGATCGGCAGCCTGCAGGAATTCAACGAGTACTTGAGCAAGTGTCGCAAAAACGAG GTGAAAGTGACCACCCTGCGTCTACCTGGGAGCCAGCCTTTGCATTCCCCGCACTGCCCCTGCAGTGACTGA
- the LOC119212814 gene encoding uncharacterized protein LOC119212814 isoform X4 codes for MIKNQKSASRPSHLGNKSGNAVFYKPIGKTAEVRSGYMLKSPPPKRLKTEKSWKKRYFVLFKIGEEEHLLKYFKGPDEKDMPLGGIDLSQISVLHVGPDKHQKWNWVQKTHRCSASCVLLIRAAERDYFLVADNSEEADGWFADLYEALKNRPHRIQSPEEMSFGLPAVETEGKIRSESDPCSKAEYIYSEKPKAEDQARRRASEPLNPIYDYPRAFITKAHEDNTTTRRKSDEAIYESMYEMRKKARAAQAALDLQSESGHEYEEINTGTLMRSVTKAFEKMRTHITGLPSFDEETADEHRREQSLTSDFSSSSSDNGAVSAEEMLEDQKLQTPKRSADRDTDFQQENKRDFQVLLADLKKHLTVTDVERIPKKEKRLTPYFNSSSSVSGAVSAVEVQEDENGQTQERLGSIGRDVLVKQADLKKTLAVPEVERKPRKERRLTPYFNSSSSDSGAVSAVEVQEDKNGQTQEIHGSVGRDVLVKQADLKKPLTVPEVERKPRKERRLTPYFNSTSSDSGAVSAVEVQEDKNGQTQERRGSVGRETDFLVKHADLKKHLTLTEVDGNPRVSGWTCQPQTVCLFHQEDQILAINDLEIGSLQEFNEYLSKCRKNEVKVTTLRLPGSQPLHSPHCPCSD; via the exons GGAACAAAAGCGGCAATGCAGTATTCTACAAACCAATCGGAAAAACGGCAGAAGTCAGATCCGGATACATGTTGAAGTCCCCTCCCCCAAAACGGTTGAAAACAGAG AAATCATGGAAGAAGCGGTATTTTGTGCTGTTCAAAATCGGCGAGGAAGAGCACCTGCTGAAGTACTTCAAGGGTCCAGACGAAAAGGACATGCCTCTCGGAGGGATCGACTTATCCCA AATCTCGGTGTTGCATGTGGGCCCTGATAAACACCAGAAGTGGAATTGGGTCCAGAAGACGCACAGGTGCTCGGCGTCCTGTGTGCTCCTCATCAGGGCGGCCGAGCGGGACTACTTCCTCGTGGCCGACAACAG TGAGGAGGCTGACGGATGGTTCGCCGACCTCTACGAAGCCCTGAAAAACCGGCCACATCGAATTCAGAGTCCAGAG gaAATGTCTTTCGGTCTGCCAGCGGTTGAG ACAGAAGGGAAAATTCGGTCAGAGTCTGATCCGTGCTCAAAGGCTGAGTATATCTACTCCGAGAAGCCAAAG GCTGAAGACCAGGCCAGAAGGCGCGCGTCGGAGCCTTTGAATCCGATCTACGACTATCCGAGGGCCTTCATAACTAAAGCACACGAGGACAATACCACGACTCGAAGGAAAAGCGACGAAGCAAT ATACGAATCAATGTacgaaatgagaaaaaaagcacGAGCGGCGCAGGCAGCCTTGGATTTACAGAGTGAGAG TGGGCATGAATATGAAGAAATTAACACGGGCACCCTGATGAGGTCTGTCACGAAAGCCTTCGAAAAGATGAGGACACACATCACCGGACTGCCTTCCTTCGATGAGGAAACAGCTGATGAGCACAG aagagaaCAGAGTCTGACATCCGacttcagcagcagctccagtgaCAACGGCGCCGTCTCTGCTGAGGAGATGCTGGAGGACCAAAAGCTGCAAACACCAAAGCGCTCTGCTGATAG AGACACTGATTTCCAGCAGGAGAATAAAAG AGATTTTCAAGTCCTGCTTGCAGATTTGAAAAAACACCTCACAGTAACAGACGTGGAAAGGATACCAAA AAAAGAAAAGCGTCTGACACCGTACTTCAACAGCAGCTCCAGTGTCAGCGGAGCCGTCTCTGCtgtggaggtgcaggaggatGAAAACGGGCAGACACAGGAGAGACTTGGCTCTATTGGAAG AGATGTTCTAGTCAAGCAGGcagatttgaaaaaaacccTTGCAGTACCAGAGGTGGAAAGGAAACCAAG AAAAGAAAGGCGTCTGACACCGTACTTCAACAGCAGCTCCAGTGACAGCGGAGCCGTCTCTGCtgtggaggtgcaggaggatAAAAACGGGCAGACACAGGAGATACATGGATCTGTTGGAAG AGATGTTCTAGTCAAGCAGGCAGATTTGAAAAAACCTCTTACAGTACCAGAGGTGGAAAGGAAACCAAG AAAAGAAAGGCGTCTGACACCGTACTTCAACAGCACCTCCAGTGACAGCGGAGCCGTCTCTGCtgtggaggtgcaggaggatAAAAACGGGCAGACACAGGAGAGACGTGGATCTGTTGGAAG GGAGACAGATTTTCTAGTCAAGCACGCAGATTTGAAAAAACACCTCACGCTAACAGAAGTAGATGGGAACCCAAG ggtgTCCGGGTGGACGTGCCAGCCACAGACAGTGTGCCTGTTTCACCAAGAAGACCAAATCCTGGCCATCAACGACCTGGAGATCGGCAGCCTGCAGGAATTCAACGAGTACTTGAGCAAGTGTCGCAAAAACGAG GTGAAAGTGACCACCCTGCGTCTACCTGGGAGCCAGCCTTTGCATTCCCCGCACTGCCCCTGCAGTGACTGA
- the LOC119212814 gene encoding uncharacterized protein LOC119212814 isoform X3, translated as MIKNQKSASRPSHLGNKSGNAVFYKPIGKTAEVRSGYMLKSPPPKRLKTEKSWKKRYFVLFKIGEEEHLLKYFKGPDEKDMPLGGIDLSQISVLHVGPDKHQKWNWVQKTHRCSASCVLLIRAAERDYFLVADNSEEADGWFADLYEALKNRPHRIQSPEEMSFGLPAVEADSHHVSWKTKSGGAPLETEGKIRSESDPCSKAEYIYSEKPKAEDQARRRASEPLNPIYDYPRAFITKAHEDNTTTRRKSDEAIYESMYEMRKKARAAQAALDLQSESGHEYEEINTGTLMRSVTKAFEKMRTHITGLPSFDEETADEHRREQSLTSDFSSSSSDNGAVSAEEMLEDQKLQTPKRSADRDTDFQQENKRDFQVLLADLKKHLTVTDVERIPKKEKRLTPYFNSSSSVSGAVSAVEVQEDENGQTQERLGSIGRDVLVKQADLKKTLAVPEVERKPRKERRLTPYFNSSSSDSGAVSAVEVQEDKNGQTQEIHGSVGRDVLVKQADLKKPLTVPEVERKPRKERRLTPYFNSTSSDSGAVSAVEVQEDKNGQTQERRGSVGRETDFLVKHADLKKHLTLTEVDGNPRVSGWTCQPQTVCLFHQEDQILAINDLEIGSLQEFNEYLSKCRKNEVKVTTLRLPGSQPLHSPHCPCSD; from the exons GGAACAAAAGCGGCAATGCAGTATTCTACAAACCAATCGGAAAAACGGCAGAAGTCAGATCCGGATACATGTTGAAGTCCCCTCCCCCAAAACGGTTGAAAACAGAG AAATCATGGAAGAAGCGGTATTTTGTGCTGTTCAAAATCGGCGAGGAAGAGCACCTGCTGAAGTACTTCAAGGGTCCAGACGAAAAGGACATGCCTCTCGGAGGGATCGACTTATCCCA AATCTCGGTGTTGCATGTGGGCCCTGATAAACACCAGAAGTGGAATTGGGTCCAGAAGACGCACAGGTGCTCGGCGTCCTGTGTGCTCCTCATCAGGGCGGCCGAGCGGGACTACTTCCTCGTGGCCGACAACAG TGAGGAGGCTGACGGATGGTTCGCCGACCTCTACGAAGCCCTGAAAAACCGGCCACATCGAATTCAGAGTCCAGAG gaAATGTCTTTCGGTCTGCCAGCGGTTGAG GCTGATTCACACCACGTCTCATGGAAAACTAAGTCTGGAGGCGCGCCTTTGGAG ACAGAAGGGAAAATTCGGTCAGAGTCTGATCCGTGCTCAAAGGCTGAGTATATCTACTCCGAGAAGCCAAAG GCTGAAGACCAGGCCAGAAGGCGCGCGTCGGAGCCTTTGAATCCGATCTACGACTATCCGAGGGCCTTCATAACTAAAGCACACGAGGACAATACCACGACTCGAAGGAAAAGCGACGAAGCAAT ATACGAATCAATGTacgaaatgagaaaaaaagcacGAGCGGCGCAGGCAGCCTTGGATTTACAGAGTGAGAG TGGGCATGAATATGAAGAAATTAACACGGGCACCCTGATGAGGTCTGTCACGAAAGCCTTCGAAAAGATGAGGACACACATCACCGGACTGCCTTCCTTCGATGAGGAAACAGCTGATGAGCACAG aagagaaCAGAGTCTGACATCCGacttcagcagcagctccagtgaCAACGGCGCCGTCTCTGCTGAGGAGATGCTGGAGGACCAAAAGCTGCAAACACCAAAGCGCTCTGCTGATAG AGACACTGATTTCCAGCAGGAGAATAAAAG AGATTTTCAAGTCCTGCTTGCAGATTTGAAAAAACACCTCACAGTAACAGACGTGGAAAGGATACCAAA AAAAGAAAAGCGTCTGACACCGTACTTCAACAGCAGCTCCAGTGTCAGCGGAGCCGTCTCTGCtgtggaggtgcaggaggatGAAAACGGGCAGACACAGGAGAGACTTGGCTCTATTGGAAG AGATGTTCTAGTCAAGCAGGcagatttgaaaaaaacccTTGCAGTACCAGAGGTGGAAAGGAAACCAAG AAAAGAAAGGCGTCTGACACCGTACTTCAACAGCAGCTCCAGTGACAGCGGAGCCGTCTCTGCtgtggaggtgcaggaggatAAAAACGGGCAGACACAGGAGATACATGGATCTGTTGGAAG AGATGTTCTAGTCAAGCAGGCAGATTTGAAAAAACCTCTTACAGTACCAGAGGTGGAAAGGAAACCAAG AAAAGAAAGGCGTCTGACACCGTACTTCAACAGCACCTCCAGTGACAGCGGAGCCGTCTCTGCtgtggaggtgcaggaggatAAAAACGGGCAGACACAGGAGAGACGTGGATCTGTTGGAAG GGAGACAGATTTTCTAGTCAAGCACGCAGATTTGAAAAAACACCTCACGCTAACAGAAGTAGATGGGAACCCAAG ggtgTCCGGGTGGACGTGCCAGCCACAGACAGTGTGCCTGTTTCACCAAGAAGACCAAATCCTGGCCATCAACGACCTGGAGATCGGCAGCCTGCAGGAATTCAACGAGTACTTGAGCAAGTGTCGCAAAAACGAG GTGAAAGTGACCACCCTGCGTCTACCTGGGAGCCAGCCTTTGCATTCCCCGCACTGCCCCTGCAGTGACTGA